The sequence GGAAAAACTGTATTACTGAAGTTAATGGTTGGCCTCCTTCAACCTACCAAAGGCCGCATTCACGTATTCGGGGAAGAAGTCAGCCACATGCCTGAAGAGCGACTCATCAAGGTACGCTCTCAGATAGGATTTCTTTTTCAGGGCGCCGCGCTGTTTGATTCGCTCTCTGTATTCGAGAACGTAGCTTATCCTCTCCGAGCTCAAGGGCACACTGACGAAGAGATGCTCGAGAATAGAGTTATTGAATCCCTACAGATGGTGGGACTTGAATCCAAACGTCGACAATTCCCTAGCGAACTCTCTGGCGGACAAAAGAAACGGATTGGTCTCGCAAGAGCACTCGCTCCTCAACCGACTCTCCTCCTCTTCGATGAGCCAACTACAGGACTCGATCCGACATCAGCTCGTCAAATTGAAGAACTTATCATTCGACTGAATGATGATTCGAACATGACAACTATGACCGTTACTCACGATATCGAGAGCGCTCGCAAAATTGCTCAGCGATGGATGCTATACGCCGAACAAGCACTCCAAGCAGACGGTTTAGCGAAAGAGCTTGAAACAAATAATATTCTTCTCCAGAATTTCATTACTGGTAAATGGAAAAAAGAAATATGAAGCACAACCAAGAGTTCCAGGCAGGCATTTTCATTCTTCTGACAATCTCACTCGTGGCAATTACTATCTTCGCACTCGGACGTGAGAAGCATATCTTTTCTAGCTCCGATTACTATTTCACTTCATTCCCTGATGTGAAGGGCTTGAAAGAAGGGGCTCCAGTGCGACTGGGAGGGATAACAGTCGGTAGCGTGCGATCGATAGATTTTGGCGAAACAACTTCCGATTCACTCGTATATGTAACACTTGATATAAATTCACGCTATCGTTCACGCCTGAGAACGAGCTCTCGAACCGCAATTGCCAGCCAAGGGCTACTGGGGGATCGCTATGTCAGTATTTCCCATGGAGCAGAGTCCGAACTCTTAGAGCCCGGGGGACACTTTCAATCTCAAAATGGTGGTGACATTGCCGATATATTACATACTGCTGGAACCATCGCGCAGAATGTTACTTCACTATCTAATACCCTTGACGAAGTGCTGCGAGACTTTCAGAAAGAGTCAGCTGAGAATTTAAAGATTACCCTGTCAAATACTCGTGAGATAACTTCGGCGCTCACTGAAGGGAATGGACTCTTTCATGAACTCTTATTCTCTGACCAAAATTCAGGAGCTATTCTTGATAACTTCTCAAAAGCCAGTCAGAAACTTGAACGAATTATCAACGCCATTGAAGACGGCGATGGACTGCTTCACGACCTTATATTTGAACCGAGCGATTCTGATAAAAACTTGTGGCTCGCTGGAACACTAAGAGAGGTGTCATTAGCAGCTAGCTCATTACACAAGACACTTCAGCAAATAGAAAGCGGAGATGGGGTGCTGAACGAGCTCATATATACGCCTGTAAGTCCCGAGGGAGAAACACTCGGCATGCGAATCGAGCGAGTGGTGAGCAATCTTGATGAGGCAACAACCGCCCTGGCAAAAGGAGGAGGCACCCTGGGCGCTCTCCTCATAGATTCAACCCTTTATGACAACCTCGTAGAGGTCACAGATGAGGCCAAGCGAAGCTACGTTCTAAGAAGTGCCATTCGTTCGACTATAGAAGAGTAGGTAAAAAAGTTGGATGTAATGCTCAAGGGGGAATTTACGCACGATTCCCACGTAGCAGCTTTGACTTGCGCCTTGAGTTCACCTCATGCGATCCTACTTGGGAACATCCGATTCTCTTCTATGAGTCTCGAGTGAACATATTTATAAACTCATCTCGTTTAGGAGTTGTCATGTATCGACAAGAAAAGATCAACCGCAGCCTTCTGCCCCTGTGCACTTGCCTACTAGGGATTTTGGCGTTTGTCTTCATTTCCCCAGTTATCTCATCTGAAAATAGTGCATATGCTGACTCACATGCCTGTGCTTGTGAGGGGAAAGAAAACTGTGAATGCGATAGTGGAGAGTGCAAAGGCCATGACTGTTCACATGCTTGCGAGAAGTGTGGCGAGAAAAAATGCGCTTGCGGGAAAAGTGAGCAAGCTTCTTCAGATAGTGCAAAGTCAGAAAAAGAAAGCTGCCATTAATACCTAGCATGAACCCGCTATTGTAAATGCTGGGAAAGGACGCGCCGTATGTTGCGCGAGCTCTATTATACTCGCTATCCCCTCGGACATTCCGAACAGGAGATGGCGAATATAGAGGTTCAGGGATACGTAAATTAACGCTTAAATGCGTCAAGCGCTCTCTCCCGACCTGCCCGATGCTCAACTATCGGAAGAGGGTAACCGAGTTCATTACATTGCGCCTCAGATGGATGATGAATAGCTTTTCCAGCAAGAGACGAAAGCTCTGGGCAATATTTGCGAATAAACTCTCCTTGCCCATCAAATTTTTCACTCTGTGAATACGGATTGAAAATTCGAAAATATGGTTGGGCGTCGGTTCCAGTTGATGAACTCCACTGCCAACCCCCGTTGTTACTTGCAAAATCCGCATCAATGAGATGTTGATTGAAGAAGCGCTCTCCCCACCTCCAGTCAATGAGCAGGTGCTTTGTTAAAAACATCGCAACTACCATCCTGAGGCGATTGTGCATCCATCCAGTCGAAAGTAGCTGACGCATTGCAGCATCCACTAATGGATATCCAGTTCTTCCTGTAGACCATGCTTCGAAGTCCTGTTCGTCGTACCTCCACTGCACCTCACGATCAACCTTCTGCTTAAAAGCATGGTAACGGCAAATTCGCTCATGATGAACAAGAACATGACGGTAGAACTCTCGCCAAATCAACTCAGATGCCCACGTCATAGCGCCATTTTTCGCCAGGGTCAGTTCACCATGATTTTCACGAATAGCAGCAGCCAAACACGTTCTTGGCGATATTGCGCCTACTGCCAAATATGCTGACAATCCACTCGTACCATTATCAAGAGCTGGATAATCTCTCTGAGTGGCGTAATCCTCTAATCCAGATTTCGAGAAGTTTTTGAGACGCCTCAATCCATCACGCTCGCCCCCTGGCCATTCAAGAGCAAAAAGCGTGCTGTCAAAATCAAGCTCAGCGACATTCGCGAGAGTCTTTGGAAGCGTCGGAATCTTTTTTGGCCATGAGCACTTCGGAGGCCGACTCAATACATGCTTTGGTCGGGAATAAAACAGGTCAATAAATTTTTTCTTGAATGGTGAGAATACCGTATACGGAGAACCAGTAGAAGTTCTCAGGGCAGGCTCATCAGGCGGAATACATGTTTGATCATGAAAGAGATGAAGCCGAATACCAATCCCTTTTAAGCTCTCTTCTACAAGCCCATCTCGTTTCTGTTCATTAACCTCATACTCTCGATTCGCATAAACATCTGTGGCCCCTAGTGCCTGTGACAGTGCACTGATGCTCGATGGGATATCCTCAAACCACTCCTCTACGAATAAGAATAGAGGAATACCAAGCTCTTTCAGATTTTTCTGAAGTGAATCTATACACCGAAGGACAAATGCAATCTTCGGATTCCCCCAGTCATGCTCTCGCCATTGCGCCAGAGAGATAAAAAAGACCCCGTATACATCTCCCTCACTAAACGATCGGGTGGCCTCTGCTAAAGCAGTATTATCAGAAACTCTTAGATCAGATCGGAACCAGACAAGATGTGCCATTCTGTTTTTCCTTGATCATTTGACTCCCTATCGAGCAAATACAGATCTCTAATTGCTATCGGACCTCTCTTCAAGTCGCAATTGAAAACTCACTACATGACCAGCCAGCGGGTGATTCGCATCAAGCGTCACAGTCTCTTCATCGGAGTCAATTACAACACACAGCAAGTCCTCGTCTTCATCGAGCGTGATATTAAAAATAGAACCCGCATCAAGAGCCATATCCTCTGGAAGCTTTGCTCGTTCTACCGAAAACACGAGCTCTTCATCTCGCATTCCATATGCCTCTTCGGCTTGAAGAGTCAGAGATGTTTCTTCGCCTGGCTGAAGGGTTGCTATTGAATCTAGAATCTGATCCGGAAATGCCTCTCCGACTTCATCAAATGACAAGGGTCCGCCCCACGCATCACTCGAATCAAAGACCTCGCCATCTTCAAACCTAATCGTATAGTGGAGATATTTCTTCATTGAACCCCTTTTTCGATTATTCTTTTAAATTTCTCATCAGCAAGAAACTAAAAAAATTACTTAAGCATTTTCCTAAAATAGCCGTTATCGCTAGTAGAGGGAAACACTATGATCGGAATATTTTGCCTTCTTGCTGGCCTATCACTGCTCTGGTCCACTGCGCTTGCACCCATTCTTGAAGCTCGAAGAGCCAGAGCCTATGCGCGAGCCACTGCCAGAATCGAGCTATACAAGTGTTTTGCTATTCAAAACTACTACCCAGGTCTGGAACATCTATCGTTGAACGAGCTAAAGGAACTCTACGACATCGATTCCGTATACAATCAAATTGGTCGCTTCAAGCAGTAGGGGAAAACGAGAAGAGCCCTTACAAAACGCATAGCCACGTCTTGTAAGAGCTCTTCTATAGTCAAACTGACTACCCGCGAGTGAATTAGTCAGCCTGCTTCCGAAGGAAGGTTGGTATCTCGTACTTTTCCTGATCTTCAGCGCTCGAGAGAACAGGCAATTTCTTCAAACGGATGACGTCTGAAGACCCACTCTCTTTTCCGCTTCGCGTTGATGAGATCTCAGCACTTGTCGCTAGAGGAGACCGACCTGCAGCCCGTCCTCCAGTTAACATACTGCTCTTTGAGATCTCAACTCCATCTTCCAACGGAATGCCAAAACCAGTAGCGATCACGGTAACGCGCACTCTGTCTTGAGCCTCTGGATCAATGACCATTCCCCAAATAATGTTCGCATTCTCATCTGCTTCCGCATGGATGAGTTCTGCAGCCTCATTGACTTCCTGCAAGGTAACATCTGGAGAGGCCGTAACATTTATCAACACCCCGCGAGCACCATGAATTGAGATATCTTCGAGAAGTGGGCTTGATATAGCTTTCTCAGCTGCTTCGATAGCCCGGTTATCCCCGACACCCTCGCCAGTACCCATCATAGCCATGCCCATTTCAGACATCACCGCCCTTACGTCAGCAAAGTCGACGTTCACAAGCCCTTCAAAGAAGATGAGGTCACTGATACCTTTTACTGCTTGATAAAGAATGTCGTCAGCTTTTCGGAACGTATCAAGTAACGAGGTGTTCCGGCCAGCAACCGACAGCAATCGCTGATTTGGTATGGTAATGAGCGTGTCTACTTGACCAGCTAGCTCAGCCATACCCCGCTCTGCGTTCTTCATTCGACGCTTTCCTTCGAAAACGAAAGGCTTCGTCACCACACCAACGGTTAAACATCCAAGCTCTTTTGCAATTCTTGCAACAACTGAGGAACCAAGCGTTCCTGTTCCACCACCGAGTCCAGCAGTGATGAAGACCATGTCAGCTCCTTGAAGCGACTTGCGGATTTCCTCTTCACTTTCTTGAGCAGCAGCCTGACCAACATCCGGGTCTGCTCCAGCACCAAGACCTTTCGTAATCTCTTGACCAATTTGAAGCTTGTTCGGAGCTTTACTAGAAGCAAGCGCTTGTGCGTCGGTATTAGCAGCGAAGAACTCTACTCCATCGAGTCCGCTGTCAATCATGTTATTCACGGCATTCACACCCGCACCACCAATACCAAAGACTTTGATGTATGCTTTACTGTCTCTGAGGCGATCCATCATTTCTTCACTGCTCATAGCTTTTCTTCCTTGCTTTTCTTCTTTTGCTTGTCTTCGTATCAAGCCTTCGCTGTTATAATTTTGACCGTAGCTGAGATTTCAATTTCTCTAGCCTTATATACGTTTGACCAGTTTGGTTCAAACATCCAGTTTGGTTCAAACAAATATACTGCCCTGTCGGAAATCACGAGCCTGAAATAAAACCACATTTGAGAACAAACGCAACATCAAACTCGCAAGATCCCGATGTTGTTCACTATCTCTCTTCTATCGAGGAGAATCTCACCACATCTCCCCCCTTGAGCACAAACTCCGCGGCGATAACCACACCAGCGGAGCATCCCTCAGGAGGCGCCCCCAGAAGGGAAGGAAGAGCTCTATAACCTATTATATTTCCTAGCAATATCAGGTGCCCATGCGCTTTCCCGCTGTAAGTCCAGAGGGGCATTGCCCTTAACAAAACGCTAACTTTTAGTTATTTAAAGCAAAAAAAATCGAAAGTAAAGAAAAGAGTTTGGAAACGAGTTCACGATCAAACTTTCACTCGTTACCCCTCTGCCCTCTTGGGGCTAGAAGTGCTCAACAAAAAACTGAGAGACCCGGTTAACAGTACGACGAAAGAAACCTTGATTCTCGCCGAATGAGCGAATCTTCACTGCCCGTGCTCCATGAACAACAAGCCCCACTGCAGTTGAGAATTCCGGCTGCTCAATCATCTCTTTCACACCGGACAAGCCGAACGGCTTACCCGTTCTTACTGGCAACTCAAATACCTGCTCAGCAAGCTCAACAACACCGTCAAGATTTGCTGTTCCACCCGTAAGAATGATACCACTCGCGATAATGTCTAAAACCCCAGCATCTTCCAGGTCCTCTCTCACGAGCTCTAACAGCTCACGCACCCGCGGCTCGATAATCTCAGCCAGCACTAACCGAGAAAGTAAACGAGGAGGACGACCTCCCGTTGAGCTCACTTCAATAGTTTCATGATCACGAGATGCGTTTTTTATCGCTGACCCAAACTCGCACTTAATCTTCTCAGCAGCAGCTATCGGAGTCCTGAGCCCTGCTGCTATATCATTCGTGATATGCGCCCCTCCGACAGAGATAACCGCCGTATGCTGAACCGAACCGCCAAAATAGACGGTAACATCCGTGGTGCCACCTCCGAGATCAATGAGACATGCACCGAGCTCTTGCTCCTCTTTTGCAACCACGGAACTACCAGCAGCCAGGGTGCTTGCTACAATATCCTTGACCGTAAGACCACATCGGTTCGCACACTTGACGATATTCTGCGCACTCGCAATTGCACCAGTAATCATATGAGCGCGTGCCTCTAACCTGACTCCTGACATTCCAATCGGCTCACGGATTCCATCTTGATCATCAATGATATACTCCTGAGGCAGAACGTGCAGGACCTCGCGATCCATCGGTATCGCTACAGCTCTTGCTGCATCCATCACTCTCTCAATATCATAGAGTGAAACCTCTTTCCCCCGGATGCCAACAATTCCATTACTCTGAAAGCCCTTCAAATGAGCACCAGAAATCGACGCATAGACCGAAGTAACTTTAACCCCTGCCATTGCCTCTGCCTGCTCCAAGGCCTCTCCTATAGCGGCTACGGTTGCCTCAATGTTAATAACAACACCCTTACGCAAACCCCTTGATGGAACCTCCCCCACCCCAAGAAGCTTCAACTCACCAGACAACCCATGCTCGACTACAATCACTCGAACAAACGAGGTGCCAACATCAAGTCCAGCGATATATCTTCCCTTGCTCTTCATTTCAGGTCCGATCCTCTTACAGAGCTAGCCATTCGTAAACCAAACAGATAATTCCCAAATGTGTTTAGGCTCTCAATTTGTTGAAGCCCATGTTTTGTTGAAGCCCACGTTCGGGCGAATTTCTGCATTCCATGCAAAACTTCAGCACCTCCCTAATATCCTGTGCTACGGTATTCTCGACAACCCCGAAAAACAAGCATTGTTTTAAATTCACAACTGCCTGATATCAGATATGATTACCCCGCGATGCTTGGGTCCGCCCCTTGCACAACCGCCATACCACTATATCGCAAATCGATGACAGCATTACTGCGTCCTCGTAAGGCCTCAAGGTCCAGAACTACCTGCATTCGTTCACCTAATTGTGCCAAACGCTCCAGACTCAGTTGCTGCGCTGTAATGACTACCGTTGGAGAACTTGCCCCTGAAAGCATTATTCGTATCTCTTCTTCATCGAGAAAATGGATGTGAGAAACCGACTCACCTTTTTGTTGAGGTTCGCGAAACGACTTCACTATGGTTAAAAGCCTTGCTGTGGCCTTTCGAAGCCTGTCTGGTGAGTGTTCATAAGGCTCAAGACCCTGTATTTCAGGCAAACTCGGCATTGATATATTCTCGGTAATCGGGAGTAGAAACTCAGCACCGGAGTCTACTAGCCATTGCTTTTCCCCAAGTCGCACAGATGCCACTGGCTCACGAATGTCAGAAAGAATCTGGAAACAAGAAAAACTAAACCAATGACACCGCTTCACGCGTGGAGAACGGAGCAAAGGAATGGAGGAAAGAGCATCTTGTAATGTAGAGGGAGCAAGGACCCAAGACAAGTTAGACTCTTCCCATGGAAGGTGCTCTTCGACAATCTCTCGAAATGGAAGAAGCTCCGCCGGAAGGAGCACCTCTCGATCATGCATAACAGAGGCAAACCGAGACTTGATCATTGAAACTGAGAAGATTGGCAATCCACTATGAGAAAAGAAAGCAGGAATAACACCCAACAAAACAATCACAAGAAAACAACCAGCAAGAAAGCTTCCTATGTCTCTTACTCGATTCCCGACGTATCTCACCAGCTTTCCTTCATCAATGAAGCTCTGACGCTTACCGATCAGATTCTCCCTGACCCTATCATTTCTGGCAAGAATGAGATGTAAATCATTCGCGAATCCCGTGGGGAACGACATCTCTTGCCGCCCAATCGATTACTTCCGGCTCCAAATCAACCCCGCTACGTTCTCTTACCTCTCTTTGGATTTGGACCATCAGACTGCGAATATCTTTCGCGGTGGCCGTTCGAGAGGGATTCACAATCCAATTTGCGTGAAGAGCTGAGATTTCTGCTCCTCCGTAACGCTCTCCCTTTAAACCTGCCAGTTCAACAAGCTCTCCCGCACTCTGCCCCCCACTGTCATCTTCAGTGCTACGCAAAGGATTTCTAAAGGTTGAGCCAAAACTCGGAAGCGAGAGTGGTTGAGTCTTTTTCCGATATTCCAAGTTTTTTACAAGACGCTCCTGCACTCGCACCCGATCCGATTTTGCTAGCTTAATTACAGCATCTAAAATGATAGATTCAGCAGGAAGCGAGCACGAGCGATAATGGAACTCAAGCTGATGCCTGGAGAATGTGTGCACCTCTGCGTCAGGAAGGATAACCCGTACACTCTCTATGAGGTCACCAAGCTCTCCGCCATGCGCACCAGCATTCATTCGGATAGCACCCCCAAATGTCGCAGGGATACCACCAGCAAATTCAAGGCCTGCATAGCCAGCTTCGCTCGCCACGCGAGCAAATCTCATCAACCCGACTGCGCTGCCAACCCGAAATGTACCGCCGTCTTCAGTCTCTGAAAAACTCTTAAAATCACCCATAAGACGTACGAGTGGGGAGACGAACTCTTCATCAGGAAAAAGCGAGTTACTTCCCGCTCCGAGGGCTTGTAGAAAGGGGCTCTCGGTATCAACCAAAGATTGATGCTTGAGAAGAGTGTGTAGTGCCTCGACGGAAGGCACCAAATAAAGTTCACGAATAGCCCCTCCTACCCGCATAGTAGTGAGATCACGGGCTGATACCCCCCGCCGCAACTGAATCCCTGCGTTTTGTAGTTCATTGCTAAGCGGTATCGAGGTGATATCTGTGTTATCTCGGCTCATGCAGCATCTCTCTCGACACCTTTCTCGGTCACCAAATGTGCCCCCCGAATTCCAATCGAGCCTGCTCCTAGGAACAAAACAAGATCCTTGCTTGAGAACGTTTCGAAAAGTGCCTCTAACGCTTCGTTGAGATTTTCAAGAAAATTCACGTTCACATGTTGGATATCACCAGCGAACTTCTCCCCACAGAGCCCAGCACGCGGTGCTTCACCCGCTGCATAAATTTCGGTCACCCACAGCTCATCACAATCGGTAAAACACTCACAGAACTCGGAATAGCTTTGTTCTGTTCGTGAATACCGGTGCGGTTGAAAAATCACCCGGATTTTCCTCCCTGTCTCATGAAAACCCTCACGAAGCGCGCGTAAGGTCTCTTGAATCTCGACTGGATGGTGCCCATAATCACTAAAACAGAGTGCTCCCTGCACCGATCCAAGAGGCTCTAAACGCCGCTCCACTCCTGGAAATGTTTCTAATCCTCCCTGAACCTGTTCCGCTGAAAGACCAAACTCCAAGGCAACCGCAATCGCGCCCAAAGCATTCTGTGCAAAATGCCGTCCAATCATTGGTAACTTGACTGACAGCCACGATTCACCACCCACAAAGACTTTCAAGCGAGTTCCCTCAACATCAACTGATTGAACCTCGCCCCGTATCTCTGCATCATTTGAAAAGCCGTAGGTCACAATCCGACGGGGAAATGATTTGGAAAGAGTCTCGAGATACGGATCATCAATGCAGAGAACCGCGAGCCCATAAAAAGGAACTGAGCCAATAAACTGTTCAAACGCTTGTTGAAGATCTTCCTCTGATTCGTAAGCATCCATGTGTTCACGATCGATATTTGTGACAAGTGCAACGGCTGGCTTAAGCAGAAGAAATGAGCGATCACTCTCATCAGCCTCTGCAATGAGAAAATCTCCATCTCCCTTTCGACCGCCTGAATGCCGTTGTTTTACTTGTCCCCCAATAACCACAGTGGGATCGAGCCCTGCATGCTCAAAAATCCAACCGATCAGACTCGTTGTAGATGTTTTTCCATGGGCCCCTGCAACGGCAACACCGAACTTCAATCGCATGAGCTCAGCGAGAACCTCGGCTCGTTTCACCACTGGAATTTTACGACGTCGTGCCTCCTCTAATTCAGGATTATCAAGTGATACCGCTGATGAGTACACTACAAGAGAAGCACTCTCTGGGACGTGCGAAGCGGCATGACCACGAACGATCTCGATACCAAGCCCCTGCAATCTCGTACACGAAGCCCCTATTGAAATATCTGAGCCAGATACTGCATATCCGTTATTGAGGAGAATCTCTGCAATTCCACTCATTCCACTACCGCCAATACCAGTGAAATGAAAATGGAGCTTTCGATTATACATAGTGCGACTCCGAACAGAGTTATTCTCCTTCAATATGGAAAGAAGCAGCGAATGGGTCAAGTTTCCCATGAAATATACCATAGGGGTGTTGAATGTTCCTCCTGAATAGCTCAGCATCTGGTGTATGTCTCGAGACCCCTTTGAACGATACGAAGCGAAGCCATTCTTTGGCTCAAGCCATACCTGGGCTTTCAAACACCTTGAATCAATCCAAGAAAATAGTGTGGTGCTTGATATTGGGCCCGGTAGCGGTATTGCTGGCCAATTCCTGAAAGATCGGGGAGTTGAGAGAAGGTGTGCCGTTGAGATTGATCCGAATACGAGGGAAAAACTCGCTCCGCTCTACGAGCGTATTACACCCAGTGTTGAGGAACTCCCACAGGAGATATCTTTTGATTGTGTCTTACTCCTTGACGTACTGGAACACATGGCCAATCCGTTCGAGTTCTTAACAAGGCTCGAACCTCGACTTGCCCCCGATGCCCTGGTGCTCATCTCGGTTCCAAACATCACACATTTGGCAATCCGTCTTATGATGGCCTTCGGCTACTTCGAGTACATGGAGCGAGGCCCCCTCGACCGCACGCATCTCCAGTTCTTCTCGCGAAGGCGCTTTCACCAACTTCTTCGTGCTCTACCGCAGAGTGCCGTCATCGAAACCTCTGGGACCATTGAGCCCCTAGAACTTATTCTTCCAAGATATCTCACTGATAATCGAGCCTTTCATACGTTCTCTCGAGCTCGTTTACAGCTTATGAAGCTGTGGCCCTCCTTACTCGCGTATCAACATGTAGCGCTGTTGAAAATTCAGAAGGACTAACAAGCGCCTTTACCCCATACAATCAATCTTTTTCTGCCAACATACCGCTAAAGTCGGCATTTCGTTATGCTTTTTACCGTAACTAGAGTAGAGTGACGATGACATGAAAGAGTGAAA is a genomic window of bacterium containing:
- a CDS encoding peptidylprolyl isomerase; this translates as MKKYLHYTIRFEDGEVFDSSDAWGGPLSFDEVGEAFPDQILDSIATLQPGEETSLTLQAEEAYGMRDEELVFSVERAKLPEDMALDAGSIFNITLDEDEDLLCVVIDSDEETVTLDANHPLAGHVVSFQLRLEERSDSN
- the ftsZ gene encoding cell division protein FtsZ, with amino-acid sequence MDRLRDSKAYIKVFGIGGAGVNAVNNMIDSGLDGVEFFAANTDAQALASSKAPNKLQIGQEITKGLGAGADPDVGQAAAQESEEEIRKSLQGADMVFITAGLGGGTGTLGSSVVARIAKELGCLTVGVVTKPFVFEGKRRMKNAERGMAELAGQVDTLITIPNQRLLSVAGRNTSLLDTFRKADDILYQAVKGISDLIFFEGLVNVDFADVRAVMSEMGMAMMGTGEGVGDNRAIEAAEKAISSPLLEDISIHGARGVLINVTASPDVTLQEVNEAAELIHAEADENANIIWGMVIDPEAQDRVRVTVIATGFGIPLEDGVEISKSSMLTGGRAAGRSPLATSAEISSTRSGKESGSSDVIRLKKLPVLSSAEDQEKYEIPTFLRKQAD
- a CDS encoding MCE family protein, translating into MEKRNMKHNQEFQAGIFILLTISLVAITIFALGREKHIFSSSDYYFTSFPDVKGLKEGAPVRLGGITVGSVRSIDFGETTSDSLVYVTLDINSRYRSRLRTSSRTAIASQGLLGDRYVSISHGAESELLEPGGHFQSQNGGDIADILHTAGTIAQNVTSLSNTLDEVLRDFQKESAENLKITLSNTREITSALTEGNGLFHELLFSDQNSGAILDNFSKASQKLERIINAIEDGDGLLHDLIFEPSDSDKNLWLAGTLREVSLAASSLHKTLQQIESGDGVLNELIYTPVSPEGETLGMRIERVVSNLDEATTALAKGGGTLGALLIDSTLYDNLVEVTDEAKRSYVLRSAIRSTIEE
- a CDS encoding class I SAM-dependent methyltransferase — protein: MSRDPFERYEAKPFFGSSHTWAFKHLESIQENSVVLDIGPGSGIAGQFLKDRGVERRCAVEIDPNTREKLAPLYERITPSVEELPQEISFDCVLLLDVLEHMANPFEFLTRLEPRLAPDALVLISVPNITHLAIRLMMAFGYFEYMERGPLDRTHLQFFSRRRFHQLLRALPQSAVIETSGTIEPLELILPRYLTDNRAFHTFSRARLQLMKLWPSLLAYQHVALLKIQKD
- the ftsA gene encoding cell division protein FtsA — translated: MKSKGRYIAGLDVGTSFVRVIVVEHGLSGELKLLGVGEVPSRGLRKGVVINIEATVAAIGEALEQAEAMAGVKVTSVYASISGAHLKGFQSNGIVGIRGKEVSLYDIERVMDAARAVAIPMDREVLHVLPQEYIIDDQDGIREPIGMSGVRLEARAHMITGAIASAQNIVKCANRCGLTVKDIVASTLAAGSSVVAKEEQELGACLIDLGGGTTDVTVYFGGSVQHTAVISVGGAHITNDIAAGLRTPIAAAEKIKCEFGSAIKNASRDHETIEVSSTGGRPPRLLSRLVLAEIIEPRVRELLELVREDLEDAGVLDIIASGIILTGGTANLDGVVELAEQVFELPVRTGKPFGLSGVKEMIEQPEFSTAVGLVVHGARAVKIRSFGENQGFFRRTVNRVSQFFVEHF
- the murB gene encoding UDP-N-acetylmuramate dehydrogenase; its protein translation is MSRDNTDITSIPLSNELQNAGIQLRRGVSARDLTTMRVGGAIRELYLVPSVEALHTLLKHQSLVDTESPFLQALGAGSNSLFPDEEFVSPLVRLMGDFKSFSETEDGGTFRVGSAVGLMRFARVASEAGYAGLEFAGGIPATFGGAIRMNAGAHGGELGDLIESVRVILPDAEVHTFSRHQLEFHYRSCSLPAESIILDAVIKLAKSDRVRVQERLVKNLEYRKKTQPLSLPSFGSTFRNPLRSTEDDSGGQSAGELVELAGLKGERYGGAEISALHANWIVNPSRTATAKDIRSLMVQIQREVRERSGVDLEPEVIDWAARDVVPHGIRE
- a CDS encoding ATP-binding cassette domain-containing protein, which translates into the protein MMQNIIATQFENVTMEFRDEVIHKDISFTVQTGESVALLGPSGTGKTVLLKLMVGLLQPTKGRIHVFGEEVSHMPEERLIKVRSQIGFLFQGAALFDSLSVFENVAYPLRAQGHTDEEMLENRVIESLQMVGLESKRRQFPSELSGGQKKRIGLARALAPQPTLLLFDEPTTGLDPTSARQIEELIIRLNDDSNMTTMTVTHDIESARKIAQRWMLYAEQALQADGLAKELETNNILLQNFITGKWKKEI
- a CDS encoding UDP-N-acetylmuramate--L-alanine ligase, producing the protein MYNRKLHFHFTGIGGSGMSGIAEILLNNGYAVSGSDISIGASCTRLQGLGIEIVRGHAASHVPESASLVVYSSAVSLDNPELEEARRRKIPVVKRAEVLAELMRLKFGVAVAGAHGKTSTTSLIGWIFEHAGLDPTVVIGGQVKQRHSGGRKGDGDFLIAEADESDRSFLLLKPAVALVTNIDREHMDAYESEEDLQQAFEQFIGSVPFYGLAVLCIDDPYLETLSKSFPRRIVTYGFSNDAEIRGEVQSVDVEGTRLKVFVGGESWLSVKLPMIGRHFAQNALGAIAVALEFGLSAEQVQGGLETFPGVERRLEPLGSVQGALCFSDYGHHPVEIQETLRALREGFHETGRKIRVIFQPHRYSRTEQSYSEFCECFTDCDELWVTEIYAAGEAPRAGLCGEKFAGDIQHVNVNFLENLNEALEALFETFSSKDLVLFLGAGSIGIRGAHLVTEKGVERDAA
- a CDS encoding deoxyribodipyrimidine photo-lyase; translated protein: MAHLVWFRSDLRVSDNTALAEATRSFSEGDVYGVFFISLAQWREHDWGNPKIAFVLRCIDSLQKNLKELGIPLFLFVEEWFEDIPSSISALSQALGATDVYANREYEVNEQKRDGLVEESLKGIGIRLHLFHDQTCIPPDEPALRTSTGSPYTVFSPFKKKFIDLFYSRPKHVLSRPPKCSWPKKIPTLPKTLANVAELDFDSTLFALEWPGGERDGLRRLKNFSKSGLEDYATQRDYPALDNGTSGLSAYLAVGAISPRTCLAAAIRENHGELTLAKNGAMTWASELIWREFYRHVLVHHERICRYHAFKQKVDREVQWRYDEQDFEAWSTGRTGYPLVDAAMRQLLSTGWMHNRLRMVVAMFLTKHLLIDWRWGERFFNQHLIDADFASNNGGWQWSSSTGTDAQPYFRIFNPYSQSEKFDGQGEFIRKYCPELSSLAGKAIHHPSEAQCNELGYPLPIVEHRAGRERALDAFKR